In Opitutaceae bacterium TAV5, one genomic interval encodes:
- a CDS encoding peptidyl-prolyl cis-trans isomerase produces MLARVSDTDVRTDEIRAALETLDPREQAALARDPNLLAQAVRSLLARQIVLKEALAKKWDQQPEAAALLQRARENAIVEGYLQSVSTPPEGYPSDAELQTFYEANKARLQVPRQYRIAQIFIALPKDADKAATESAEAKLAAVRRQLGQPEADFAGVARAHSDEKVSAENGGEAGWVLETQLRPEILEAVAALAPGSLSAPVRLDDGWHIVKALETKEPYTLGLTEVRGQLAQQLRAERARANRQAWMARLLEQNPMAINELALSQVLAPGGTAKAGN; encoded by the coding sequence ATCCTCGCCCGCGTCAGCGACACCGATGTCAGGACCGACGAAATCCGCGCCGCGCTCGAAACGCTCGATCCCCGCGAACAGGCCGCGCTCGCCCGCGATCCCAACCTGCTCGCCCAGGCGGTGCGCTCGCTGCTCGCCCGGCAGATCGTGCTGAAGGAGGCGCTGGCGAAAAAATGGGACCAGCAACCCGAAGCCGCCGCGCTGCTGCAACGCGCCCGGGAAAACGCCATTGTCGAAGGCTATCTCCAGTCCGTTTCGACGCCGCCGGAGGGTTATCCATCCGACGCGGAACTGCAGACCTTTTACGAGGCGAACAAGGCACGGCTCCAGGTGCCCCGCCAGTATCGCATCGCGCAGATCTTCATCGCGCTGCCGAAAGATGCGGACAAGGCCGCGACCGAAAGCGCCGAGGCAAAGCTGGCCGCCGTGCGTCGTCAACTCGGGCAGCCGGAGGCGGATTTTGCCGGCGTGGCCCGCGCACACAGCGATGAAAAGGTCAGCGCGGAAAACGGAGGCGAGGCCGGCTGGGTATTGGAAACACAATTACGCCCGGAAATCCTAGAAGCGGTGGCCGCGCTCGCTCCCGGCAGTCTCTCCGCGCCGGTCCGGCTCGACGACGGCTGGCACATCGTCAAGGCGCTGGAAACGAAGGAACCCTACACGCTCGGCCTGACGGAAGTGCGCGGGCAACTCGCGCAGCAACTGCGCGCCGAACGGGCTCGCGCCAACCGGCAGGCCTGGATGGCCCGGCTGCTGGAGCAGAATCCGATGGCGATCAACGAACTCGCCCTCTCGCAGGTGCTCGCGCCTGGAGGGACTGCAAAAGCTGGAAACTGA